A genomic segment from Rosettibacter firmus encodes:
- a CDS encoding UvrD-helicase domain-containing protein: MLTQYQKEALDFNTHILLSANAGSGKTFVLAKRFVNILLNENVELENLVAITFTDKAAGELNKRIALEIEERLLNETDANLKRRLENIRRQLVFANISTIHSFCVNVLREFAPEAGIDANFNPVDQLTADEILDQSINESMNKLIIDTAYEKKLKYLIRFFGSRRILERHIKNAIGSRKIIEQNLKEIYSKSEQEIAEYFKNRFDDLFNSLYNERINNVIKIIQVINNFVLDNNKNSQTAISILEILKDYSDSLPLNQKMNIIKSLDKILLTNNDRTVRTQGYLRKNREYFIDEIKIVEEFFSEIKYFYELDKIDELHLELAHFGKWFLDVYDYILNVYTEKKHQRSYVDFEDILLLTQKILELDEVKEYLRAKYKYIMIDEYQDTNELQYKIFMPILDYLKQGNLFVVGDEKQSIYMFRDAELEIFNKTKVDIKESVPEGKLLNLPHSFRMAPQIVLFTNTLFSKLFSNPSTIYNDVEYSELICTKNESEEGAVEILFADENGISEAEMVTNKIIEITSGENKKVDLSDIGILCRKRDFFEELEKEFVKKKIPYIIIGGKGFYQNQIVYDVYNYITFLLNLNDDAALIGILRSPFYTISDRELFAISLENGNSFFDKLIQKSNEEEKYKKIVDTLLKHQKLTISTEPYFLIRQILLDTNYWSIIAAKRNSEQDVANLEKLISLARDYSRKSFKNLYDFVIALKNSIKTIEDESQAQIFKDKDAVKLLTIHQAKGLEFKVVFLYGCNNYAKEDTVKTKSLNVDKNFGLLVKVPLNKNIFGGFHTPPIVSLYNHINYKKNIAEIKRLLYVAVTRAKNYLYISLSHKNFKPQRDSFFYFIDEALKPDYTVDSIDLQGKIKYMKQESDNYIFYDKDYHLEIPLIKEVKSVEINNQKDDEIEEPKELIIEKISDRPKGEIFSATKISIFNQCPWKYELIYELGYTTIYDIIKKYYNVYEFNFKEEEELQYHSDVKGRVIHSVLKENPEIENLEELIERYLKEESINDENAVSLLKQKIYSELERFCSSELYKNLLQTKSKNEIEIYCKEGEHYLFGIIDKLIFENDKIIIVDYKTDNINDNQIEERANEYFIQLQFYAYILSKYYKEYNSFLTRIIFTKYPANVIEKEITRNELSSFSKELNDIISKIINNEFNHNLNHCSKCNFALDGGKCVKQIARNY, encoded by the coding sequence ATGCTTACTCAGTATCAAAAAGAAGCTCTCGATTTTAATACACATATTTTATTATCTGCAAATGCTGGCTCTGGCAAGACATTTGTCCTTGCTAAAAGATTTGTAAATATTTTACTGAATGAAAATGTTGAATTAGAAAATCTTGTAGCAATAACTTTTACAGATAAAGCTGCTGGTGAATTAAACAAAAGAATTGCTCTTGAGATTGAAGAACGACTTTTAAATGAAACTGATGCCAACCTAAAAAGAAGATTAGAAAACATAAGAAGACAGCTTGTATTTGCCAATATCTCCACAATCCATTCTTTTTGTGTGAATGTTCTAAGAGAATTTGCTCCTGAAGCTGGAATTGATGCCAATTTTAATCCTGTTGATCAATTAACCGCAGATGAAATATTAGATCAATCCATAAATGAATCGATGAATAAACTCATTATTGATACTGCTTATGAAAAAAAATTAAAGTATCTGATACGATTTTTTGGCTCTCGTAGAATTCTGGAACGACATATTAAAAATGCTATTGGGTCAAGAAAAATTATTGAGCAAAATCTTAAAGAGATTTATTCTAAATCAGAACAGGAAATTGCTGAGTATTTTAAAAACCGTTTTGATGATTTGTTTAATTCTTTGTATAACGAAAGGATTAATAATGTTATAAAAATTATTCAAGTCATAAATAATTTTGTTCTTGATAATAACAAGAATAGCCAAACTGCCATTTCAATATTAGAGATATTGAAGGATTATTCAGATTCTCTTCCACTTAATCAAAAAATGAATATTATAAAATCGTTGGATAAAATATTATTAACTAATAATGATAGAACTGTTAGGACTCAAGGATATCTTAGGAAAAATAGAGAGTACTTCATTGATGAAATTAAAATTGTTGAAGAATTTTTTTCTGAGATTAAATATTTCTATGAACTCGATAAAATAGATGAGTTGCATTTAGAATTAGCTCACTTTGGAAAATGGTTTCTGGATGTTTATGATTATATCCTTAATGTTTATACTGAAAAAAAACACCAGAGAAGTTATGTCGATTTTGAAGATATTCTATTATTGACACAAAAAATTTTAGAACTTGATGAAGTTAAGGAATATTTAAGGGCGAAGTACAAATACATTATGATTGATGAATATCAGGATACAAATGAACTGCAATACAAAATCTTTATGCCAATTCTGGATTATTTGAAACAGGGAAATCTTTTTGTTGTAGGTGACGAAAAGCAAAGTATATATATGTTTAGAGATGCTGAACTTGAAATATTTAATAAAACAAAAGTTGATATTAAAGAAAGCGTGCCAGAAGGGAAATTACTGAATCTTCCCCATAGTTTTAGAATGGCTCCACAAATAGTTCTTTTTACAAATACACTTTTTTCAAAATTATTTTCTAATCCTTCCACAATCTATAATGATGTTGAATATAGTGAATTAATATGTACTAAAAATGAAAGTGAAGAAGGAGCTGTTGAAATATTATTTGCTGACGAAAATGGAATTTCTGAAGCCGAAATGGTTACTAATAAAATAATTGAAATTACATCGGGAGAAAATAAAAAAGTAGATTTAAGTGATATTGGAATATTGTGTAGAAAGAGAGATTTTTTTGAAGAACTTGAAAAAGAGTTTGTTAAAAAGAAAATTCCTTATATAATAATTGGTGGCAAAGGATTCTATCAAAATCAAATTGTTTATGATGTTTATAATTATATCACTTTCCTGCTTAACTTAAATGACGATGCTGCATTAATAGGAATATTACGATCTCCTTTCTATACAATTTCTGATAGAGAACTTTTTGCTATCTCACTTGAAAATGGAAATTCTTTTTTTGATAAATTAATTCAAAAGTCTAATGAAGAAGAGAAATACAAAAAAATAGTAGATACATTATTAAAACATCAAAAGTTAACAATAAGTACAGAACCATATTTCTTAATTAGACAAATTCTACTTGATACAAATTACTGGTCTATTATAGCAGCAAAAAGAAATTCAGAACAGGATGTTGCAAATCTTGAAAAGTTAATATCACTTGCAAGAGATTATTCAAGAAAGAGTTTCAAAAATCTTTATGATTTTGTGATTGCATTGAAAAATTCGATTAAAACTATTGAAGATGAAAGTCAAGCTCAAATTTTTAAAGATAAAGATGCAGTTAAATTATTGACAATTCATCAAGCAAAAGGTCTCGAATTCAAAGTAGTATTTTTATATGGATGTAATAATTATGCAAAGGAAGATACGGTTAAAACTAAAAGCTTGAATGTAGATAAAAATTTTGGTTTGCTTGTAAAAGTCCCACTAAATAAAAATATCTTTGGTGGATTTCATACACCACCAATAGTTTCGCTTTACAATCATATTAATTATAAAAAGAATATAGCAGAAATTAAGAGACTTCTATATGTTGCTGTTACAAGAGCTAAAAATTATCTTTATATAAGTTTATCGCACAAAAATTTTAAACCACAGCGAGATTCCTTTTTCTATTTCATCGATGAAGCTTTAAAACCAGATTACACAGTTGACTCAATTGATTTGCAAGGGAAAATCAAATATATGAAGCAGGAGAGTGATAACTATATTTTTTATGATAAAGACTATCATTTGGAAATTCCATTAATTAAAGAAGTAAAATCTGTTGAAATAAATAATCAAAAGGATGATGAAATTGAAGAGCCAAAAGAATTAATTATTGAAAAAATATCTGATAGACCAAAAGGTGAAATCTTTTCTGCAACCAAAATATCAATTTTTAATCAATGTCCCTGGAAGTATGAACTTATTTATGAACTTGGCTATACAACTATTTATGATATAATAAAGAAGTATTACAATGTTTATGAATTTAATTTTAAGGAAGAAGAAGAATTACAATATCATTCCGATGTGAAAGGTAGAGTAATTCATTCGGTATTAAAAGAAAATCCCGAAATTGAAAATCTTGAAGAGTTAATAGAAAGATATTTAAAAGAAGAATCGATTAATGATGAAAATGCGGTTAGTTTATTAAAACAAAAAATCTATAGCGAGCTCGAAAGATTTTGTTCATCAGAACTTTATAAAAATTTATTGCAGACTAAATCGAAAAACGAAATAGAAATATATTGTAAAGAAGGAGAACACTACTTATTTGGTATTATCGATAAATTAATTTTTGAAAATGACAAAATCATTATTGTTGATTATAAAACTGATAATATCAATGATAACCAGATAGAAGAAAGAGCAAATGAATATTTTATACAATTACAATTCTATGCTTATATTTTAAGTAAGTATTATAAAGAGTATAATTCGTTCTTAACAAGAATTATCTTTACAAAATATCCAGCTAATGTTATCGAAAAAGAAATTACAAGAAACGAATTAAGTTCTTTTAGCAAAGAATTGAATGATATTATAAGTAAAATTATTAATAATGAATTTAATCACAACTTAAATCATTGTAGCAAATGCAATTTTGCTTTAGATGGAGGCAAATGCGTAAAACAAATAGCTCGGAATTATTAA